The Coffea arabica cultivar ET-39 chromosome 2c, Coffea Arabica ET-39 HiFi, whole genome shotgun sequence genome includes the window CTGTTATGATGGCACTACTCACATGAAGTGTAACCTGGTTTCGAATGTGACAAGGAAAGGAATTGATTGCATATTGAGGTCTTGAAACATGTTAtgtaaaggaaaaagagaagaagagaacTAAAGCAATTATGTTCACCTCTTCTAGCTCTTCTAACAGCTTTTTCCTATCACTTTCATTTTGAGCTTCTCGTTGCTCCAGTTGTTTACCCCGGAGTTCAAGTTCCTTTTTCTGGTTTTCCAGTTGTGACTTCATCTTTTCATGGTCACTGAGAATCTTTTGGAAATGCTCCCGAGCAGTAGATTGAAGCTTCTTTAATTctagagaaaacaaaaaaggattTAACAATTTTAAAGCCTATAAAACTCTTCTCTGTCAAAGAAGTGCAACTGTGATACCTTCATTGTAGGCTTGATGAAGcttattcttttcttcaattaaAATGCCTAGAGAACTCTCAGTCTCCTGGAACTTGCTTTCCATCTCTTTTACTTGCATGTTCTTCACCTCAATAACATTTGTCAGATTATTCACCAGCTTACTTGTCTTCCTAACTTCCTCTTCAATGATATCTGAGATGGTTCTAATGTCTCCAATCTTACGAAGGTTCTCTCCAATGATGCCATCAGACTTGTAGTCATCCACACGAGCAACCCAAGCATAAAGATCAGACTTTAGAGTATTATTAGCCATCCAATCTCTCTTTCCATGACGATCAGCCTCGTATGCTTTCTCAAATGACATggcatttttaaatccaaacCAATCTTTGGTAAATTCCACAAGAGCAGTGCCTGAATGGCcctggtaattccacaaagggCGCACTCTAGTAGGATTGAAACCCCTGCTTGTCAACTCATCCCTAAGATTGGAACCACTTTTACCCACATAGCGCCCATCCTTGAAGTCAGTAGCAAGATTAACAACAATGCCAATCCAGGGCCACACAAACATCTCATCACGATCATGATCTGCTAGGGGATCCACCTCGACTGTAGCCTGTGATGGACCAGCAGTGACCGACATATCCTTCTCCAAGTATTTTGCCAACGCAAGATGATTTGCTTTGTCTCGTGCACTTCGCTTCTTTGAAGTAGAACTCCCAACCCCACTCGCGTGTTGCAATATGTCCTTGTAAAGGAAatctgcttttcttttctttgggcAGTAAGGGCAAGTGAAAGCCCCATCAGATACCTTAACTTCCTTTTTTCCACTCTTTAATGCTTGATATGATTTGTCTTCATACTCTTCAATTTCAGATTCACTTATATCAGTATCTTCTCCTGAACTATGGTCTACCGAGCCTCCCATCACATTCAAAGATACAAAAATGAACCTGGTGCATGAAATGTAGGACCTTTACTTGTCAGCCAAAAAGAATTATAAAACAGTTTATAAGCGCagagaagggggggggggggggggggggaaggcaTAGCAGGCAGATTCATCTTATCAGCATgatgacaatccaaacaagaaagATCACTGACAGACAAAGGCACAAATGACTTCTGAAACAAGAACTGACTATTTACATGTACAAGAGACAATTTCATCATTAAAACCAGAAATAAAAACATTTGAATATCGTGCTTGACGGGGGATATGGagtgttttttattttcttttttcttcggTGTTGTTATTTTTTTCCCGGCTGCGGGGGCGGGGGTGGGGGCAGGGGCCGGGGCACTCTGAAGTTTACATGGGttacaacaaaagaaaaaatgataagGAAGAATAATAAGTAATATGTTGTAACTAATATAAACATCAACCAACAATCCGTCAATCAATCACATGGAAGATGAATGGCTAGATAGTGGATATTTTATCAACAACGTTTGGCAGGGTAGGAGATTACAATTGAAAAGTTCTTTTACTGGATCACAATGAAATCCAAACAAAGAAATCTCTGCAATCTAAAATTTGTCCTAGAGAACTACAAAATCGAGTACAGAAAGGAAAAGACAGACTCTGTCTTACAAATATGCAATGTAGAGCCTAATGAGCAGCCACAAGCCACTAGAAACTGTTCATTCGGTTATGGTAAGTACACGAATCCAGAATAGTGAACAACAAAACTTGCAGCATAGAAAATTTCAGCCACTTTTTAAGTTAAGGACATCAACTTTGAACGGACTAATTTTCTAAACATTCCCCAGTTTCAATAGCAACCAATTACATCGTATCCTAGTTGAACTGAACCTAAATCTTCAGTCGATTCAAActtattatacatttatacaaaaAGGAATGCATGCAATTGATCAGACAACCACAGGAGCTAAAATTTAAACAAATGTCCAAATGCACACCCAGACGAAAACACATGTAAGATGATGCAAAACAAACATAATCCATACAAAAAATAGTTGACTTGGATTACCTTACTAGCACTTGGGCTTCCTAAATTTTCTTGCCTTAATTTTGCACAGTGGACGAAAAGGGAGTTAGGGTTCCTGGGTGGGGGGTTCAGAGCTCAGATGCAAAACAAATAGGAAGAGTTGAGCGGAGTGagacctgaaaggaaacttAAGGTGGCTTTGGGTTTGATGAGCAGGGACAGAAACCAAGAATggttaaaagaaaagtgaaaatctTGCGTTCTCAATGCGATTCATTCAATTAAACTCGCATTACTAGGGGCCAGACCAGGACTAGTTTTCTTGGGTTCATGAATTATAAGACTTCAGCTGATCATCATCAGTGTGGCAGTTGGTCGAAGGGAACGACAATAACAAGAGAGGCAACGACGGTAAAAGGGGCAGTAAATGAAAACGCATACAGGTAAAAGAGAGGTCGTATTCACGTGCCACAATAGTCATCACTTTTATCGTTCTGATTTCAGTGCGTCAGTCTCGTACTGCCTACTTGCTTTTGCTTTTGCAGGTTTTGCTCTTGCTCCTTGCCCTATTAAATTCAACTCTTATTAACTCCAATTTTACCTAGTCGAAGTTAAATACACACATCCTTGTTACCAGTTGTTAGTTTTGAAAGTCATGCTGCTGCCCTGAGCAATCTACAACTAACTAATGATGGTGATGAGATTATTGTAAAATCTTGACGAAGAAGATAACAAAAAGAAACTCAAAAGacgaaaacaaaattttgccaCGGAAGTAGTCATTTAAATAAAtttgttgattttatttgaCTGGTCACAATATAAAAGGGGAAGTATCCTTATAATACCGTACCAATTCACcattaaatatataaaaaagagATATTGAATGATGTGGCGAGAATTGATTGGATTACTGTCAAAAAAGGAACGGTGGAATTTCCTTTAATAAGAACTAAtaaattttcaatctttttccaTCTTTATTATTTACAACAAAAGAACATAACATGTTTTAAAGGACGAAGTGAACTGAGTATATGAGTTTTAAACTTTTGTTTGTGATGTTTGAATTAccagttttctaattttgacaATATTCCTtgatatatttttcaatcacatttttatttcaTACACGCATTAAATtattacaatatattttttataaaaattctcAACATTAGAAATTCAGATGGAGATGATGATGTtcagtatatataatatatgtatTGTATTAGCTTTATCTTGGTGAACAAATGATAGTACcgcatatttatttttttaagataAGGAATGGAACATAACATTCAGAAATTTGAGGTTCTAAATCATATAAAGTATAGGATCAACTCCAAAAACTCTCATTTACTAAAGAAACTTTTTTGTGTTAAGTTGAGTTGACAAATTATTACTTACATATTATTGTCTCTTGATTGCCACaaattgttaacaaaaaaaTCCTTAGATTTTGCCTTGATTTCTGCTTGTTTTCTCCTTCCATTTCATGAATGTTTAAAGATAAAGTGAGTTCAGCCAAAATCACCAAAACTTAGAGGTTTCTTTCCCCCACATTTTTCTTGCTTCTCCTTCTCTTTTATGTAgataatataaatatacaacTTAAATTGTCTTTTCAAGTGCTGTCAATCATAAAATATCGTCATATTGGAGTATCAATTGGTATCATTTTGTAAGTACACTTACAATGCCTAATCAGATAAGAAATAACCATTAATCttatttaattagttttatTGAACTTGTTAATTGCTCTAATTTTTTTCTCCAAATTTGTTTACTAACAACCTTAAACTCTAAGGGTCTATAAGTAAATTCACCATATCTTACGTTGGCATAGGCTCCAAAATCATGTTACGAGAGATtagtagggatggcaatggggcagGGATCCTTCTCCTGTCCCCCGCTCCGTTGTCAAATAACTCCCCCCGTCCCCCGCGCCTTgccccccatcccccgcccaaTTTCCCCcgcaagaaaagaaatcaacttACAAAAAGCAAAACTTTCCTCATATGTCCAAGCATTTTTTAGAACTAACAGGAGAGAGGAAGAATTCCCAAACACTaaccaaaaatacaaaaaacagTTAAAATCCAGAAATAACAAAAGGCAAAGATCAATggaaaacataaaaaagaaaatcagcaaaattaaggaaaaaacaAACCCATGGTTTGTTGGAACTGTTTATAAACAATATTATAGGCCATGGAAAGAATTCTTGTTCCATCAGACTCTCGTATTTACATTTTCATTAAGGCTTTTAGACAAacatcttatatatatatatatatatatatatatatttatgcgggggatggggcgggtgTACGTTgccccaacccccgccccgtttTAAGGCGGGGGTAAATATttcgccccatcccccgccccattTTTACCCCGCGGGAtgggcacccgcccccattgccatccctagagATTAGTAATATTTTCAATCTCAAGGGAAGTGAGTGCAATTTTTAGAAATCTCATGgaaggtttctgcaattatcccttgaaTATTCATGAACTATTCAACCAGCTCGCAACCACCATCAATGATCATAATAAAAACTTATTCCGATGTCAAACTAAACAACAAGAGGAAATGTCAAATATTCGTACTCACGGTGAAGTAGCAAACAATTCCTAATAGATCAATCCATatacattttctcctacaaCTCTAAAAAAGTACCCATGTACAAGAAATCATCACCTTTTAAATCCCATATATTCACCCTAATAAAGCTTTAAGTTGTGATGTGAACAAAATGTTTtacaattattattttattttatttggttCAAAGCAAACTCTCAATCTTGACTCTCGAGGAAACGTAAGAGGACTTGAATAAATGTCTCGCCATTAAGATGTTTACGAGTTAGAAATATCAAAATATTGAGTTGATGCAAAAAAATCAGATTGATCATTTATATGATACGTATACGAATCCACTAATGTGGATATCCGCATTATGCGGATCGGATCAATTAAATATTCGATtcatatttgatttttaaaatttccttaaaaaattaaaaatcataaagataaagtgaaatttaaaTGTATTAGAGTTTCAAAAATACCATATAAGTGATATGTTGTACTCGCATATAAGTTATTAATCATAAAATAAAAGAGTTTTTAGtcgaaaatatttttttgttgCAATATAAAGTAActattatattttttctttttctgattcaaacaaataagaatTAAATATCTCATCTACAATTTTTTATCCACAAATTATATGACAATATGTTTAAAAACTTAACACcatatacaaaaaaaatctattttgtAAGATaatgtaaaaataaaaataagaaacaagAGATAAAACTATTATAAATAGTAGATTTAATTCGCTCTGCATATCCGTGGATTGCATACAGATCGGATTGCATATCCGTGGATCACAAAAAATATCTAAATCCGCTCTGCATTACTCCTTCATTTAGATGTGACCCAGTCCGCATAAATAATCCGCCAAGTCAGATATCTGCTAATTCGGATTAGATTATCGGATTTTTCTGATCACCGAGTCAAGTTACACAACCTGCCTGCCATTTGAATAAAAGTGTAGTAAAAAGGTAAGTATAAACCATAAAGGCTCTCTTTGGATtcaagagtttttcaaaaattaaatttttaaatactattaaaatttttaaaaaatattctaaaaagtaatctaatttttttcatgttttaaaatatattctaaaaactctcttatatttttaaatattttaaaaatatttaaaaatattttttaatatatattataaaaactctgctatagtaaaattttttaaaaacaccatcaaaaaatagctaatccaaatggACGAAAGTGTTTTTAAATTAACAAGGAAAAGGTTTAGCACAATAAACTTTGCAATGCGGGAAAAGATGACACAATTAACTTCCATCTTGCATCGCCTACCGGTAAACAGTCTCCAAACTCTCCGACGCAAAATTCCGGCTGGTGAAACGGTATCCAATTAAATTTGGCATATTATCACTTAGCTGAAACAATAGATAGGAATTACAGAAGATGTTCACGCAATTTGGGGCCACGGCGGAGTCTTTGAGCAAAGCCTCAACGATGGTATTCCGGATCGGTACTGACGCTCATCTTTACGACGACCCCGATGACGTCAACATTGCGCCACTCCTCGACAGCAAATTCGATTCAGAGAAATGCGAAGCTCTCAAGCGATTGCTCGCTCTTATCGCCCAAGGCTTCGACGTCTCCAATTTCtttcctcaagtaaattactaCTTGCTTCCATTACTATTTCTTATAATTATGCTGAAATCTTCATAAATCCGTGCCtaaattaaatatatttctCAGTACTGTGGGTACAAGCTTGTTAAGTAAGCTTCTGTAAGCGCTTTGATGAATTTGTAGGTGGTGAAAAACGTCGCCTCACAGTCAATCGAGGTGAAGAAGCTCGTATACTTGTACCTTCTGCACTATGCTGAAAAGTGCGTTATTTACTGCTAATTCCAGTCTCTTtataggaaaaaagaaaagttaattgcaGTTCGGCCACCTCCAACCCCCCCAACCCCTCCCCTCTcaaatgatttttaatttttaatatctGTTGATGCAATATAGGCGGCCGAATGAGGCATTGCTTTCAATAAACTATTTTCAGAAGGATCTGGGGGATACAAACCCATTGGTGAGGGCGTGGGCACTTCGGACTATGGCAGGTATTCGTTTACATGTGATTGCACCGCTTGTTCTGGTAGCAGTTAGTAAATGCGCGAGGGATCCATCGGTATATGTTAGAAAGTGTGCTGCCAATGCACTTCCAAAGGTGCATGATTTACGTTTGGAGGAAAACACTGCTGCCATTGAAGAGGTTGGTGCAGCTTGAGATAATGTTGATGGATTTACTTCTCCCTTTTTGTGTTTGCATTTTTTGATTTCCAATTACTGCTATTGATCTATAAGTACTTATATAACTAATTAAAGTTAGAAACTGTAGGAAATACATTCATTTGTCTTCAGCACAAGCATATCTTTTTAGTGCTTGGTATGTTATTTCTACTACGTTTGCTGATATCTGTGTCTACTGAAGTTGTACTTTTACATGCCATAGAAAGTAAAAAGGAGAATATGAAGTAGAATTCAGAATCATATTGTCTTTTAATTGGATTATCATACTGTGATGTGCAGCTTGTTGGGTTTTTGCTTAATGATAATTCTCCCGGAGTTATTGGAGCTGCTGCAGCTGCATTTGC containing:
- the LOC140034965 gene encoding protein INVOLVED IN DE NOVO 2-like — its product is MGGSVDHSSGEDTDISESEIEEYEDKSYQALKSGKKEVKVSDGAFTCPYCPKKRKADFLYKDILQHASGVGSSTSKKRSARDKANHLALAKYLEKDMSVTAGPSQATVEVDPLADHDRDEMFVWPWIGIVVNLATDFKDGRYVGKSGSNLRDELTSRGFNPTRVRPLWNYQGHSGTALVEFTKDWFGFKNAMSFEKAYEADRHGKRDWMANNTLKSDLYAWVARVDDYKSDGIIGENLRKIGDIRTISDIIEEEVRKTSKLVNNLTNVIEVKNMQVKEMESKFQETESSLGILIEEKNKLHQAYNEELKKLQSTAREHFQKILSDHEKMKSQLENQKKELELRGKQLEQREAQNESDRKKLLEELEENAAQNSLIDAASEEQRKVDAKVLKLAEEQRKQKEELLNRIIQLEKDLDTKQALQLEIERLKGTINVMKHMGDEGDLEVLQKADSLNKLLREKEGELEDFDRLNQTLIVKERKSNEELQDARKELINGLKEYPNSAYIGIKRMGELDNKPFYEAMKLKYKHEADAEERASELCSLWDEYLKDPEWHPTKVILVNGKHEEVIDEDDEKLNDLKEKYGHEVYKAVTTAFMEINEYNASGRYITSELWNYAEGRKATLKEGAAFLLKKWKLHMEKMQR